One Nodosilinea sp. FACHB-141 DNA window includes the following coding sequences:
- a CDS encoding pentapeptide repeat-containing protein codes for MPRKPDAEKQRADTERVAWEIYASRCKPGARLNKDKLWKEAEQIVRSPIRTALFVSNRPLLKLREPTKQAFKFLGWDTPKWFLFSLPQLEWMKLLAVPLVVAAAGSIITGQIQGEANQIAVLKAYFDKLEELTFSQNLLSETPNEGAIVLARGRTVAALRELDLSRRTQLIDFIQASGLSQIKEDSATPVISFKAQNLSRLDLRGVNLSGLDFQEANLIEANLVGASLDKANLAGAYLGEANLAGAYLGEANLVGASLKKANLVGAYLFEAKLDGADLVGANLTGAYMGRIKNGAYELDQLDLAQLCGTTLPGGIITPYSNRDCEELGIDPETGEAIGF; via the coding sequence GTGCCCCGGAAACCTGATGCAGAGAAGCAGCGAGCGGATACCGAGCGGGTGGCCTGGGAAATTTACGCCAGTAGGTGTAAGCCAGGTGCTCGGCTGAACAAGGACAAGCTTTGGAAAGAGGCTGAGCAGATTGTCCGTAGCCCAATCAGAACAGCGCTGTTTGTCAGTAATCGGCCTCTGCTCAAGCTTCGGGAACCTACTAAACAAGCCTTTAAGTTCCTGGGTTGGGATACTCCAAAGTGGTTTCTATTCTCCTTACCTCAGTTGGAATGGATGAAGCTACTTGCGGTACCGCTGGTTGTAGCCGCTGCCGGTAGCATTATTACAGGGCAAATCCAAGGGGAAGCAAATCAAATTGCGGTTCTCAAGGCATATTTTGACAAGCTTGAGGAGCTTACCTTCTCGCAGAATCTTTTATCTGAAACACCCAATGAGGGGGCAATTGTACTAGCTCGGGGGCGAACGGTTGCTGCACTTCGTGAACTAGATCTCTCTAGAAGAACTCAGCTAATTGATTTTATCCAAGCTTCCGGGTTATCTCAGATAAAGGAAGATTCTGCAACCCCTGTTATTAGCTTCAAAGCTCAGAATCTATCGAGGCTAGATTTGCGGGGAGTAAACCTATCTGGCTTGGATTTTCAAGAGGCTAACCTAATCGAAGCCAACCTTGTTGGGGCGAGCCTAGACAAAGCGAATCTGGCAGGAGCTTATCTAGGCGAAGCGAACCTGGCAGGAGCTTATCTAGGCGAAGCGAACCTTGTTGGGGCGAGCCTAAAAAAAGCGAACCTGGTAGGGGCTTACCTCTTTGAGGCCAAACTCGATGGGGCGGACCTCGTTGGGGCTAACCTCACAGGGGCTTACATGGGGAGAATCAAAAATGGGGCTTATGAACTCGATCAACTTGATCTAGCTCAGCTTTGCGGCACCACTCTGCCTGGCGGCATCATTACTCCTTACTCAAACCGAGACTGCGAAGAACTGGGCATCGATCCAGAAACGGGGGAGGCTATCGGATTCTGA
- a CDS encoding tyrosine-type recombinase/integrase has protein sequence MSTRNFRRSFATNLHKQGYSLAKIARLLGRSSASMTARYVE, from the coding sequence GTGAGCACCCGTAACTTCCGGCGTAGCTTTGCCACCAACCTGCACAAGCAGGGCTACAGCCTGGCCAAGATTGCCCGCCTACTGGGGCGCAGCAGCGCCAGCATGACGGCGCGGTATGTGGAGTAG
- a CDS encoding ParA family protein, with the protein MIISLIGWKGGISKTTSAICLATLLARQGKTLLIDSDPNRSASLWARKGKLPFTTCTDNEAARELMSGGYQHTVIDTPARPGPDDVVAIARGADLLILPTTPDPLALSALVQLTQELPEGANYRCLVTISPPSPQTDGAEAIQALKRHGLPVFERAIRRRKEYIHAANEGRTVRGIAWHDWEAVWRELNDGKVG; encoded by the coding sequence ATGATTATCAGTTTGATCGGCTGGAAAGGCGGAATTTCTAAAACCACCAGTGCTATCTGCCTGGCCACCTTGCTAGCTCGGCAGGGTAAAACCCTGCTGATTGATTCAGACCCTAACAGGAGCGCTTCCCTGTGGGCCAGGAAGGGCAAGCTGCCCTTTACTACCTGCACCGACAACGAGGCGGCCAGGGAGCTGATGAGCGGGGGATACCAGCACACCGTAATTGATACCCCGGCCCGGCCCGGCCCGGACGATGTGGTTGCCATTGCCAGGGGGGCGGATCTGCTGATCCTCCCAACTACGCCTGATCCGCTGGCTCTGTCGGCACTGGTACAGCTCACCCAGGAATTGCCAGAGGGAGCTAATTACCGGTGCTTGGTGACCATTTCACCGCCATCACCTCAAACCGATGGGGCAGAGGCTATCCAGGCATTAAAGCGCCATGGCTTACCGGTGTTCGAGCGGGCGATCAGGCGGCGGAAAGAATATATCCACGCGGCCAATGAAGGGCGAACGGTGCGGGGCATTGCCTGGCACGACTGGGAAGCAGTTTGGAGAGAATTAAACGATGGAAAAGTGGGATGA
- a CDS encoding RNA polymerase sigma factor RpoD/SigA: MGMFLHRIARYPLLTREQEQELAHRMRVGDRRAREQFINSNLRLVVCLAKKYSSSLPGTGMTLMDLIQEGTIGLQTGIDKFDPDRGFKASTMLYWWIYQAITRALRNQGRTIRLPTHIFERFQRWLRAKEQFVQAHGRSPNAEESAALLVEIGLKRRALDAILATKARSLDVLTGEDQNTSLLEMLADPTSGPGTDLEQDDRRQELVEVLRSARLTEQEYQVLWLAYGDGERSDAIAQQLGLTLEQVRVLRKTAMRKCRYRAGHQRQGRAGAAA; encoded by the coding sequence ATGGGCATGTTTCTCCACCGGATAGCCCGATACCCGTTGCTCACCCGAGAACAGGAGCAGGAGCTGGCGCACCGGATGCGGGTCGGGGACAGGAGGGCCAGGGAGCAGTTCATTAACTCGAATCTCCGGCTGGTGGTGTGTCTCGCCAAGAAATACAGCAGTTCCCTCCCCGGCACCGGCATGACCCTGATGGATCTGATTCAGGAGGGCACGATTGGCTTACAAACCGGCATCGACAAATTTGACCCGGACAGAGGGTTCAAGGCCAGCACCATGCTCTACTGGTGGATTTATCAGGCCATCACACGGGCGCTGAGGAACCAGGGGCGCACTATCCGGCTTCCGACCCACATTTTCGAGCGGTTCCAGCGCTGGCTGAGAGCCAAGGAGCAGTTTGTCCAAGCGCACGGGCGATCGCCCAATGCAGAGGAATCCGCCGCGTTGCTGGTGGAAATCGGCCTCAAGCGCCGGGCTTTGGATGCCATCCTGGCCACCAAAGCCCGCTCCCTGGATGTGCTGACCGGCGAGGACCAAAACACCTCCCTCCTGGAGATGCTGGCCGACCCCACCTCCGGCCCCGGCACAGACCTGGAGCAAGACGACCGGCGACAGGAGCTAGTGGAGGTTTTGAGGTCGGCCCGGCTTACTGAGCAGGAATACCAAGTGCTCTGGCTGGCGTATGGAGACGGCGAGCGTTCCGACGCGATCGCCCAGCAGCTCGGCCTGACCCTAGAGCAGGTCAGGGTGCTCAGAAAAACGGCGATGAGAAAATGCCGGTACAGGGCAGGGCACCAGCGCCAGGGTCGGGCCGGGGCGGCAGCGTGA
- a CDS encoding DNA methyltransferase: MTSTAQSLNNFVNYTRQYITGDEKGQAQVFLENFFRAFGHEGALQAGATYEERIHKGSKKGKTGFTDLVWKPRVLIEMKKRGADLSKHYSQAFDYWQRAVPNRPRYVMLCNFDEFWIYDFDTQIDTPIDMVLLAQLPERASTFGFMEVQEKKPVFGNNQVEVTEKAAGRMGELFQMLQARLLRTGQAESLNQASMMAQRYVLQCVLAMFAEDRGLLPGSLFVQCVQDCLAGASSYDVIGGLFREMNTPGITPAGRYQGVEYFNGGLFSKIHLLQLTNQELKFLEVSALEDWGKIRPAIFGNIFESAIDQNERHAHGIHYTSEADIMKIVRPTISRYWEERIDQANTIGQLETLQLELQQYRVLDPACGSGNFLYIAYQELKQIEQDLLDKIAERRRSPREQIQMGFVTPLQLFGIDNNPFAVELARVTLMIARKVAIDRLGLYEPALPLDTLDRNIVCQDALFTDWPKADAIIGNPPFLGGKHMRLNLGDEYVDRIFEHFPDVKDSVDFCSYWFRLSQDRIGQQGRAGLVATNSISQGKARIATLDYVIQKGGVIHEAISSQPWSGEANVHVSIVNWSGKEPQEFYLDNQKVPQISSSLKGTLDVSKANRLRANLEQCFQGVIPLGEGFIIDEATAKDWGEEHDSTNFCVVKPFSMGGNLARNVNGEPDRWVVDFFGKSIEDASWYLAPFAHVKRTVKPIRDQNRRKVRRDNWWIFGENAPKMRRKLDALPYYFAVPEVSKWAIFVPSPSNWLPGNKTKAVASDDFYVFGVLTSETHRIWMHAQKSTLEDRIAYTHNTCFETFPFPQAPAPGTVQAIRAKALELHQYRSEQMEQKQWGITKLYNAYFDEEASQLYKLHKQLDALVLQAYGFSQADDLLARLLELNLTLADREQAGEPVVGPWAPTGEVG, translated from the coding sequence ATGACCTCAACTGCTCAGAGCCTCAACAATTTCGTTAACTACACGCGGCAGTACATCACTGGAGATGAGAAAGGTCAGGCCCAGGTTTTCCTAGAAAACTTCTTCCGGGCCTTTGGCCATGAGGGAGCACTACAGGCCGGGGCCACCTACGAGGAGCGCATCCACAAAGGCAGCAAGAAGGGCAAAACCGGCTTCACCGATCTGGTGTGGAAGCCACGGGTGCTAATCGAGATGAAGAAGCGTGGGGCTGACCTCTCTAAGCACTACTCCCAAGCCTTTGACTACTGGCAGCGGGCGGTGCCCAACCGGCCCCGGTACGTCATGCTGTGCAACTTCGATGAGTTCTGGATCTACGACTTCGACACCCAGATCGACACGCCCATCGACATGGTGCTCCTGGCCCAGCTACCGGAGCGGGCTTCAACCTTTGGCTTCATGGAGGTGCAGGAGAAGAAGCCGGTCTTTGGCAATAACCAGGTTGAGGTGACCGAGAAAGCCGCTGGGCGCATGGGTGAACTATTCCAGATGCTCCAGGCCCGGCTGCTCCGCACCGGCCAGGCTGAGAGCCTAAACCAGGCATCCATGATGGCCCAGCGCTACGTGCTCCAGTGCGTCCTGGCCATGTTTGCCGAAGACCGGGGCCTGTTGCCCGGTAGCCTGTTTGTGCAGTGTGTCCAGGACTGCCTGGCCGGGGCCAGTTCCTACGATGTGATCGGCGGCCTGTTCAGGGAAATGAACACCCCCGGCATTACCCCTGCCGGGCGCTACCAGGGCGTGGAATACTTCAACGGGGGCCTATTCTCTAAGATCCATTTGCTTCAACTGACGAACCAGGAGCTGAAGTTTTTGGAGGTTTCGGCACTGGAGGATTGGGGCAAGATTCGCCCGGCCATCTTTGGCAACATCTTTGAATCGGCCATCGATCAGAATGAGCGCCACGCGCACGGCATCCACTACACCTCAGAAGCCGACATCATGAAGATCGTGCGGCCAACCATTTCCCGGTACTGGGAGGAGCGTATCGACCAGGCCAACACCATTGGCCAGCTTGAGACCTTGCAGCTTGAACTACAGCAGTACCGGGTGCTGGACCCGGCCTGTGGTTCTGGCAACTTCCTCTACATCGCCTATCAGGAACTCAAGCAGATTGAGCAAGATCTGCTTGACAAGATTGCTGAACGCCGTCGCTCTCCCCGTGAGCAAATACAAATGGGCTTTGTTACCCCGCTCCAGTTGTTCGGCATCGACAACAACCCGTTTGCCGTGGAGCTGGCCAGAGTAACCCTGATGATTGCCCGGAAGGTAGCCATCGACCGCCTGGGCCTGTACGAACCGGCCCTGCCCCTGGACACCCTGGACCGGAATATCGTCTGTCAGGATGCTCTGTTTACCGACTGGCCTAAGGCTGATGCGATTATTGGGAATCCGCCGTTCTTGGGTGGAAAACACATGCGCCTAAATTTAGGCGATGAATATGTTGATCGCATTTTTGAGCATTTCCCTGACGTGAAGGATTCTGTTGATTTTTGCTCCTATTGGTTTCGGCTATCCCAAGACCGCATTGGGCAGCAGGGTCGAGCTGGTTTAGTTGCCACTAATTCGATTAGTCAAGGTAAAGCGAGAATCGCCACTCTGGACTACGTTATTCAAAAGGGAGGTGTGATACATGAAGCCATTTCTTCTCAACCTTGGTCGGGAGAAGCCAATGTTCATGTCAGTATTGTCAATTGGTCAGGGAAAGAACCTCAAGAATTTTATTTAGACAATCAAAAAGTGCCTCAGATATCATCTTCTCTTAAAGGAACTTTAGATGTCTCAAAAGCTAATAGGCTCCGTGCCAACCTTGAGCAGTGCTTCCAGGGCGTAATCCCTCTAGGTGAGGGATTTATTATAGATGAAGCAACAGCTAAAGATTGGGGAGAGGAACATGATTCCACGAATTTTTGTGTTGTAAAACCATTCTCAATGGGTGGGAACCTAGCGAGGAACGTCAACGGAGAACCTGATAGATGGGTGGTTGATTTTTTTGGTAAATCTATTGAAGATGCAAGCTGGTATCTAGCACCTTTTGCGCATGTAAAACGAACCGTCAAGCCTATTAGAGATCAAAATCGCCGCAAAGTTAGGCGCGATAATTGGTGGATTTTTGGAGAGAACGCACCAAAAATGAGGAGAAAGCTTGACGCTTTGCCCTACTATTTTGCCGTTCCTGAAGTTTCTAAATGGGCAATTTTTGTTCCATCACCTTCTAACTGGCTTCCTGGTAACAAGACAAAGGCCGTTGCCTCAGATGACTTTTATGTTTTTGGTGTCTTGACATCTGAGACTCACCGAATCTGGATGCACGCCCAAAAATCAACCCTTGAAGACAGAATTGCCTACACCCACAACACCTGCTTTGAGACATTCCCCTTCCCCCAGGCACCGGCACCGGGGACCGTCCAAGCCATCCGGGCGAAGGCTCTGGAGCTGCACCAGTACCGCAGTGAGCAGATGGAGCAGAAACAGTGGGGCATCACCAAGCTCTACAACGCCTACTTTGATGAAGAGGCCAGCCAGCTCTACAAACTCCACAAACAGCTCGATGCCCTGGTACTGCAAGCCTACGGGTTCAGCCAGGCTGACGACCTGCTGGCACGGCTGCTGGAGCTGAACCTGACACTGGCCGACCGGGAGCAGGCCGGGGAGCCGGTGGTTGGCCCCTGGGCACCGACCGGGGAGGTTGGTTAA